The Meiothermus ruber DSM 1279 genome includes the window GAGCCGGTGCGAAGCGGCCAGCTGGACATGGCCATTGGGGTCTTCAAGTCCGGGGGCCTGATGACCGACTTCGGCAACCGCGCCACCCCGTTTCTCTCGGGGCAGCGGGCCTGCACCACCCAGTGGCTCCGCAGCGTGCCCAACCTGACCGAGCGGCGCTGGCCCGAGCCCGCCATCACCGACCACCTGGCCCGCACCCAGGCCCGCTGGGCCTACGTTGAACTCCACGGGGCCGGCCAGGTCATGAAAGAGCAAAAACGCGGTTTCTGGAAGGGGCTGAGCATGCGCCTCAAGATGTACGCCGAGCTGCTCAAGTACCGCTTTGGGCGAAAGACTCGAGCTTGAATTTCCCTGACCATAGAAGCATAGCTTTGAGGCCACATGGAGGTGGCTATGCGAATCGAAGTGGCGGTGGTGATGCAGGTGCGCGTTCCCGAAGACACCGACCTCGAGGATCTGAGCCTGGAGATTGACGAGGAGGGCCTGCGCTTCGTGAGCAAGGGTCAGGTGGTGGCCGGGGCCAGCCAGATCGAGGACTACTACATCGACGGCATCGGGTCGGAAGAAGACGACAAGGACAACTGGGAAGAGGAAGAAGACGAGCAGTGAGCCTTCAAACACCTGCCATCGCATTTTCCTCATCCAGGGGCCCCGGGGGAAATTGGCTTTGTCAGACACAGAGCTGTTCGCGGGGTTCACAACGATAGGCAGGGGTTATTTGTCCTACTTTTTCCAAAAAGCCAGTGGGTAGAATAAGCGCATGGACGTTTTGAGCCGTGCAGCGGCGGGCGAACGACTTTCGGCCAGTGAAATACTCGAGCTCTACCAGCTTCCCCTCCCGGAAGTAGCGGCCGTAGCCCACGAACTGCGGCTCCGCCGTAGCAACCCCCAGGTGGTCACCTACCTGATCGACCGCAACATCAACTACACCAACATCTGCAACGTGGCCTGCAACTTCTGCGCCTTCTACCGCACCCGGCGCCAGAGCGACGCCTACGTGCTCTCCTTTGAGGAGATCGGGCACAAGATTGAAGAACTCATGCAGATCGGCGGGCGGCGCATCCTGATGCAAGGCGGGGTCAACCCCGACCTGCCCTTCGAGTGGTACCTCGAGCTTTTGCGCTACCTGAAGAGGCACTACCCCGAGGTGCGCATTGATGCCTTCAGCCCCGAGGAAATTCTGGGCCTGGAAAAGATCACCGGGCGCGACTGCCGCGAGCTGCTGGTAGCGCTCAAGGAAGCCGGCCTCGATGGTCTACCGGGCGCAGGCGGCGAGATTCTGGTGGACGAAGTGCGGGCCAAAGCGGCCCCGGCCCGCATCAAAAGCGGCGACTGGTTCCGCATCCTGGATACCGCCCAGAGCCTGGGGCTATACACCATCGCCACCATGGTGATTGGCTTTGGCGAGACCTACGAGCAGCGCGTGGCCCACCTGCTCCAGATTCGCGAACAGCAAGATAAAGCCCTGCGCGCCTATGGACAGGGCTTTGCGGCTTTCGCCATGTGGACGCTGCAAACCGAGCACACCCGCCTGAAGGGCAAGGCCCCGGGGGCCACCGCGCACGAGTACCTGCAGCAGCTTGCCATCGCCCGCATTGCCCTGGACAACCTCCCCAACCTGCAGGCCAGCTGGCCCAGCATGGGCTTCAAGGTGGCCCAGGCCGCCCTCTACTACGGCGCCAACGACTTTGGCTCCACCATGCTGGAAGAAAACGTGGTCAGCGTGGCTGCTGGGCACAACCGCACCCACGCCACCGTGCGACAGATTGTGCGCCATATTGCCGACGCGGGCTTTATCCCCGCCGAGCGCGACCCCTACTACAACATCAAGCAGTACCCCGACGTGCAGGCCATTTTGAACGAGAAGCCCCCGGTGGCCCTGCCGCTGGCCTAGTTTCTGAAAACCACGTCTTCCCGCTGGAAATTGCGATAGGCCAGGTGCAGGGCCAGCGCGCCATAGGCCAGGGTAGAGGCCCAGGTAATAAGTAGTTGGGTGGCAGTGGCCGCACCTTTGACAATCGCGTCCAGCGCCAGCATTACGTTTACAAGGGGCAGGGCGAAATACCAGTCTTGCAGCTTTAGAAAATCGGAGAACTGCAGGAAGAGCAAAGGGATAAGCATCACCAGCGATAAGGGGCTCAAATAACTCTGGGCCTCCTTGAAACTGCGGGCGTAAAGGCCCAGGGAAATCATGATGGCAATGATGAGCAGGGCAAACAATACTGCCGTTACCAAGATGGCCAGGTAGCCCAGCGGGTCGAGGGCCAGGGCACCCCCTAACTGGGCCTGATTCTCTCCGTTCTGCACGGCTTGAAGCTGGGCGGCAAAAAGGTTGCGGAACACCCCGCCGCCCAGCAAGAGCCCGGCCACGGCCGCAAAGGTCGAGAGCAGCGACATCACAAACACCGCCAGCCCTTTGCCCAGCAGAACCTGGATGAGCGGGACGGGGGCGGCCAGAAGGGCCTCGAGCGTCCCCTTTTCTTTCTCCCCTGCCGTGGCGTCTACCGCAACCGGCATACCGCCCGCCTGAATGAACGAAACCAAAAAGAAAGGGATCAGGAAGGCAAAGAGGCCGGCGGCCCGCTCCTGCTCGCGCGAGGCGTCCTGGGTCTCGACGCTGAAGGGCTCCAGAATATCGGTTCCAATCCCCCGGGCTCGCAGTTGCTCGGCCACCACCTGGTCTTTGTAAGCGCGCAGCGCAGCCTGCACCTTCTCCACCACCAGCGCACTCTGGGTGGCCCCGCTCGAGAGCCGGCCATAGATAATGTAGCGCCCATTCTCGAAGACCAGGGCCGCCTGCACCTCGCGGTTCTGCACGGCCTCCTGGGGGTTGGCTACCTCGATGGGCTCGACCCTGGCTTTGCGGAGTTCCTCCAGTACCACCGTCGGAACCCCCACCACCCCCACCTTCTGCACCGACTCCTGGGTCTGGCGGGCGGCGTTGCCGAAGAGCAGGATGGGCCCGAACATCAATAGCGGCATGATCAGGATGGGCAGCACCAGGGTGGTAAAGAGCACCCGGCGCTCGCGCACCACGCTAAGCAGCTCTTTTCGGGCGATGATCAGGATTTCGTTCATGGGGCACCCAACCTTTAGGCGGCCTCTTCCAGGCGACGGATAAAGGCCCGCTCGAGGTTGCCCGAGCCAAGCTCGAGGGCCTCCTGCAAGCTGCCCTCAAAAACCAGCAAGCCATGGTCAATAAAGCCCACCCGGTCGCAGACCTCCTCGGCCTCGCTCATCACGTGGGTGGAGTAGACAAGGGTCTTGCCCAGCCCGGCGTACTGCTTGACGAAATCCAGCAAAGCCCGGCGGGCGAACACATCCAGACCGGCGGTGGCCTCGTCCAGCAGCAAGACCTGGGGCTGGTGCAGGATGGCCCGCGCGATGACGATTTTCTGCTGCATACCGGTGGACATCTGCCTGACCTGCTTGGAGAGCACAGACGGCTCGATGTGCAAAAGTTCGGCGGCCCAGGCGATGCGTTCCTTGAGTTTGGGCCCCCACAGGTCGTAGAAGCTCCCGAAGAAGTCCAGCACCTCGTAGCCGGTGAGCTTGTCGTAGACCTTCATCCCACCGTTGACGATGCCCAGGTTGCGGCGCACCTCGAGGGGTTGCCTTAGCACATCAAAACCTGCCACTTTAGCGCTGCCCCCGGTGGGCTTGAGCAGGGTGGCCAGCATCCGCAGGGTGGTGGTTTTGCCGGCCCCATTGGGGCCCAAAAGGCCATACACCTCACCCGGCTGCACCCTGAAGGAGATGCCCCTGACCGCTTGCGTCTTCTGGTAGCTTTTTTGTAGGTTGATAGCTTCGATCATGTAACCTCCGGCAGTGCTAGCCCGTCCGCTTGAGCTTGCCGGTGCGCTTGGCCCACATCTCGGCGGTGTGGAAAACCCACAGGCCCAGCGGTATCAGCACCACCCCCATCAGCAACAGGATACCCAGTTCCGGCAGCACCGAGGAAAGCGGGGCCCCCACCAGCCGCTCCGGGGTGGAGTCGGGGTGGTTGATGCCCATCAGCTTGCGGCAGGCCTCGAGGGCATAGGTGGCCGGGCTCAGGTAGGCCAGGGGCTGCACCCAGCTCGGCAGCACGCTAACTG containing:
- a CDS encoding glycosyltransferase family 2 protein; this translates as MDATVLIPAYNEAAHIGAVVAAAREAGFPVLVVDDGSSDATAQAAEAAGARVLRLPENRGKSEALAFGLAHVQTPYVLLLDADLVGLKSQHLLNLLEPVRSGQLDMAIGVFKSGGLMTDFGNRATPFLSGQRACTTQWLRSVPNLTERRWPEPAITDHLARTQARWAYVELHGAGQVMKEQKRGFWKGLSMRLKMYAELLKYRFGRKTRA
- the mqnC gene encoding cyclic dehypoxanthinyl futalosine synthase; its protein translation is MDVLSRAAAGERLSASEILELYQLPLPEVAAVAHELRLRRSNPQVVTYLIDRNINYTNICNVACNFCAFYRTRRQSDAYVLSFEEIGHKIEELMQIGGRRILMQGGVNPDLPFEWYLELLRYLKRHYPEVRIDAFSPEEILGLEKITGRDCRELLVALKEAGLDGLPGAGGEILVDEVRAKAAPARIKSGDWFRILDTAQSLGLYTIATMVIGFGETYEQRVAHLLQIREQQDKALRAYGQGFAAFAMWTLQTEHTRLKGKAPGATAHEYLQQLAIARIALDNLPNLQASWPSMGFKVAQAALYYGANDFGSTMLEENVVSVAAGHNRTHATVRQIVRHIADAGFIPAERDPYYNIKQYPDVQAILNEKPPVALPLA
- a CDS encoding ABC transporter permease, yielding MNEILIIARKELLSVVRERRVLFTTLVLPILIMPLLMFGPILLFGNAARQTQESVQKVGVVGVPTVVLEELRKARVEPIEVANPQEAVQNREVQAALVFENGRYIIYGRLSSGATQSALVVEKVQAALRAYKDQVVAEQLRARGIGTDILEPFSVETQDASREQERAAGLFAFLIPFFLVSFIQAGGMPVAVDATAGEKEKGTLEALLAAPVPLIQVLLGKGLAVFVMSLLSTFAAVAGLLLGGGVFRNLFAAQLQAVQNGENQAQLGGALALDPLGYLAILVTAVLFALLIIAIMISLGLYARSFKEAQSYLSPLSLVMLIPLLFLQFSDFLKLQDWYFALPLVNVMLALDAIVKGAATATQLLITWASTLAYGALALHLAYRNFQREDVVFRN
- a CDS encoding ABC transporter ATP-binding protein; translation: MIEAINLQKSYQKTQAVRGISFRVQPGEVYGLLGPNGAGKTTTLRMLATLLKPTGGSAKVAGFDVLRQPLEVRRNLGIVNGGMKVYDKLTGYEVLDFFGSFYDLWGPKLKERIAWAAELLHIEPSVLSKQVRQMSTGMQQKIVIARAILHQPQVLLLDEATAGLDVFARRALLDFVKQYAGLGKTLVYSTHVMSEAEEVCDRVGFIDHGLLVFEGSLQEALELGSGNLERAFIRRLEEAA